Sequence from the Seriola aureovittata isolate HTS-2021-v1 ecotype China chromosome 6, ASM2101889v1, whole genome shotgun sequence genome:
TGTAGTTACTCTTTAAAGATAGAAtcaaagtttgacattttggagagcTGTTCACACTGTTTTCTAATACCCTGTGTTAATGGGCAAATAGTACTACACTCATGTAGAAATTAAGACTCTGTAACAGTGGTGTAGTCTACTTAGCATACTGTCAATTTATCAACATACTACTCATACATTACCAGTTGTCATCAGACTGTTGCGCTTTCATATTTTTAGCCTGAATTTCCTGTCTCACAGGATtcttattaaaatgttatttctttcctttttttcatcttataGTTACTTGTTATACAGTAAAGATGGATGGACACATCTATATGACTATTATCACTTAGGCAGGGTCCACATCTGGCATGTGAAATCAAATATAGGTGTCTGTCTCTTCTCATTcaagatgtctttttttttttttactttttgcacACTGAGATTGAGTGTTAAATTTAGTACATCActggaaatatatatttatttaatattgtgaatttgaaaaaataaattttacttATCCTAGTTAATTTTGTAGCAGGAATACAGAAAAAGTATACAAATATGTGCACAAACAGACTACACCACTGCTTTGTGGAGTTTAGATTTAAAGCATAGCATTTGCACACAAGTATCTCATGTGAGGTGGAGATACTATGACTGTCTTTATGTACATCCATCCTGTTACTGAAGCAGGTGGACATGTGGTGGTGCTAAATATGGACAAGTTGCTGATGAGATTGATATGTCGTAGCACTAACAAAGCACATAagttcaagtttgttttttttcctctgtggcaTCTTTAATGAGCTGACCTCTTACTAGTATTATTTGTGCACAATCTggtctttttctgttgtcactgtcaatttttataacttaaatgttttatcactgtgcaaacaaaaatgaacaaacaagaCACCAAAAACACACTTCAAAATTATTACTGTTTTGTAGGAGACGAATCTGTGTCTCATATCTTAAAATGTGTGTCACGATGTACTTTCAGTTGAAGGTTTTTCATATAATGGATAATGTGTTTTGGCACGAAACTTTAGGTGCTATCATTTGGTCTGGCATTTGGTTTCTGAgtttttcacttattttgaaGGAATCATTTTATGTAGTTCTCTGTCcaacaaagtcatttttcataACCAGTGTTAAATTATGAAAGTGTTTTACAGCAGGCCAAAATTCTACTTTACAACAAGTATTCATCTAGAATTAAAAGCTGTTTGGGCAAGCTATTTAGCTAGGGTGCTGAACTTTCAAAATCTTAAATGCCATGCTTATGagtaaatgaaaggaaaaatatgtgattgccatttaattttttttattttcagatgtttgtctttttatttggaTTTAACAGGTAACTAAAACCTCTTAAAAAGGAGGACTAAAATCAGcaacatttattctttttcttgaCCATGAAAGTTTCCTGAAATCTTATTCTAGATACCATGGATTTGTGGCATGGAAGACTAAATCAGCCTAACTTGTGTATGAGCGCTTGTTAGCCTTTGTTTGGCTTAAGACAAATTAGACCCATTCAGATGCCTTTGGGAAGGACTTGGGTTGATGATAATAGATTGAAGGGCTTGGCTCGATATTGTGAGATGCAGCAATGACTGAGTAAGAGCTATGTTGTAAGTGCTAAAAAATAAGGTAACCTTGTTTGTCAGGTTCTCTGGTGCAAAGTAAGGGTGATGGTTTTTTGTGGTAATAATGTTATGTTTAATTTCTAGAAGGGGAATGTAGCTTTTAATATAGTTCCTCCTCCCTAGCAATTATGTTCATATTGGAAAATTCTGCAGGAGACAGTTTATGTCAAAGCCAATGTTGAGCAGCAGTACAGGAAGTAGTGTGCCATTTAGGTAGAGAAGGGAAGGGTTGTGAAAGCTGGTATGGTAGATGGGCTTGTAACATGTTTGATGACTGACCTTAgaataataattaatgtttgcttgttttgtatatttaattattataattatcttTCCGAAACCTTAAAGAAGTAGTTTTACTTGTTTAACACTAATCTGCCTGGTTACTGCCTGGTAAAGATATTGCaagattaattaaattaaaaactgcTTGAACAGAATGTTCAAAATCGTTTACACTGACTACAATTTTGAACAATCATTTACAGCCTTTTGCAAAACAGGTCCAGATCAGAGTTCTGTATAGTGAATAGATCGTTATGTTTAGGTGCAGGGTGAGATGTAGCTAAGTGAGGGAACTGGTTATATAGGTACAGGTTTAGCGTGGTACTTATTCAGTATGGGAAATTTACGCTGGAGGTTAAATTTGAAGGAAAGAATGGCAATGTTTATTATGGGTTTGGTGTAGTTACGGGTAGGGTTAAAAGGAATGAGGCAGGTTAGTAATTGATATTTGCATTCTCACAATGCACGGCTGCCATTCAATGGCTTGTCTATCCTATCAACTCTCTTCCATGCCAATAACATGGTGGGATCTAGTTGAATCATTtgtcaaacagaaacagcattttgggagatatttttgttttccatttcacCTTGAGTTAGATGAGACATTagttaataacttttttttaaatgtttgaaatccAGGGACTTCATATATTTAGAAAggttttgtttcactttgagCTGTGCATACAATCAAATACCTCTACTTGTCTCTGCATCGCATTCAACGTAGTACCTGTTAAAATGATGTTTCTGTAACGTTTAGCCTAATTTTGTTTTCCATAGTGACTGTATGGACTAGCCTTTCTGCTTTAATCTAAAGCATTTAGTTCCCCTTAGTTAATAACCTGTTGCTGTGAGAAAATACTGTTATTGTAAATGTTTACTATAATGATTATGCAACAACATTCAGCTTTTTGTGTTAAACAGGCATTTAAATAGTTTGAATTTCCATTAGAAGTCacatctgaaaaaaaactgatggtttcaaacattttttgttgGTGTAAAACCTGACTTTACCTACTTCAGAACATTATTGTTCATGTATGCACTTTCAGATCCCCAAATAAATTTGAGATGATGGTTTAATGAGTTGTTTTGGGTGTTATTTTATAACCTGAGGATTTCAACACTTTTCCTTAGGGgtgatgtttttaatcaaacaccAAAAGGCCTCAGCTAACACAATGTATACCATAAATACCATTAATTTATATTAGGGCAGAAAGTaaatatcattttcattataGACTAATCTGCAGAATATTTTCTCAACtaatcaacacattttttaatctataaaatgtcaaaattgtgaaaaatgctgGTCATAGTTTCCCATGGCCTAATGTTAGAtcttaaaatgtgtgttttgtacaaCCAAAAGCTCAAAACCCAGAGATACTTCTGTTACTATCATATTGGGGTCAGGAAAAAAGCAAATCCTCActtttgaaaagctggaaccagcaaatgtttggaattgttgtttgaaaaatgacaaaaacaataaataatttatcaaaataattgcagaaTAATTTTCTATTGATCGGCTAATTGCTTAATTGACTCATCGTCACAACTCTAATTCATATACTAAGCCTGTTTTACAGCAAAAGTGCTAGATTACACACTACAACAACTGGAGACAGTGTACCACAGTAACGCACACTGTGGCTTTACAAGCATCAAGCAAATTCAAGACTACACAGTATGTAGCAAACTACTACACTTTAGATTTTAAATTTCACTGCACATAGCAAAACTCTATTGCCATTGTATGCAGATATAAGAAATCATTACATGATAGCTACACCATATAGGCCTAAATGCCaaatgacagcagagaaaacagtggTAACAGGTCATTCATCTAGCTAGAATCAACTGCTGCAGCTACCACTACCTCTGCAAcgtgacctgctgctgctcccctCAAAGCAACTTAACCCAAACCACTGTAAAAGGGTAAATGCACTGAGCACCAGAATACAAGAGATACAGTACAAAATGACAATGCTTTAGAAGACTGTCATAGATATTAAAGTGTATCACAAATTGAACAACTATGACAACCTGCACAACCTGTGCACATCTGACCAGACAGAAAACCTTGCAACTTTCAGAGTCGCTGCAGGATTCACAAAGTTAAGtcttattaatacattttctatATCAAATAGAAAGCAATTTGATACTTGTTCCACTTTTCATACAGACCAAAGTACTGAAAATATCAGTGAAAAGCAGTAGGGATTAAATGGCCTAGAATTAATCACCAAGTGCATGACATTCAcatcacatttttgtctttccCAGATGTAATAATTCCTCCTATCATGAATTAGTCATTAAACAACATCAATGGAAAGATGGATTAaccatgtaaaaataaactttttgttCAAGGTCCAGGTATGATTTTTTTGGAGTTGGGAATCTGAAAGCTCTGAATGCTTTGTATGTAAGAACAAATATCCATTcaccaaacacaacactgagttTAAAGAACACTCATCTTACCTTTCGAAGAGTTTCTTTTGGGGCTTTGAATGCAAACTCTGCTGAATAATTATGTCCTTCCAGTGCCTGGACAACCAGCCAGCTCAGGGTCATGATGTTCTTGTACTGTTTTTCCATCAAATAATCCATTCTTTTGACGCTGTTTGCATCAACGGGCCATAGATAAACGAACACCGATCTTCACGGAGGGGTGGCCACTGCAATGCCAGGGTTCAAGCTGACGCCATTTTTAGTGTAACTTCCCTCCATTTCTGTCAGCATGGAGTAGCCATGGCCCACTGAGTTCACTCTCATTTTGCCCGCCAGCATTGCCGGAAAATTCAAGCGTCACATGGTAGCAGTGGCGGTGAGGGCAATTTACCTGCCATCGCGAAAATAAGCTTCTTTTCAATCACATAGCTTCTGGCGATCGGGGTGTTTTCACCGGAAAAATAAGTGGACATTTTCtgagatgttttcatttctagACTCAGGTTAGATTTGAGCTCTTGGGTGGTTTTCTGAGCAAAACAACATTGGACAGTCGGCGTTAATAAAGTTTGCTCATTGggtaaatattgaaaataaaacaagcgACAGAGCAGGTTAACTTCTCAGACACAGGTGTTGGTAGAGTGACACATCCTGTCTGGACCGCAGCTGAAGTCCATTAAACCAACATGAAGAATCCAAACTCCAAGATGGCGCACTTCGCCCCTCCTCAACGGTTTTTTTCAGATGCTTCTTCCATAACTTTTGTAAAGAACTGACATACTTTCCTGAGGTTTTGTGTTCATATTCTCATTCAAATTTGGTTTCTACTGTTGTGCTTGCTCGTACAATGTAAGCAGCTCATAGTTTTGCTGaagaaaaaatacttttgttaTTCGCTATTAGCATTCATCAACTACAGTTCCCATATGGCTTTGCTTTCAACTCAACTTCACTTCGAGTCTCTGTGCAGTTTAGGGTTAAAATGCATATCCATCAGactcttatttgctttttttcctgactgggaatattttattattattattattattattaataattttattCTTGTACTATCACTATTCATATTTGTCACTTCATTCTCCCCGATAAAAATGTTCTAATTAATCCCAGGTTCGAACAGCCACTTAttacttgtttttctcctgttcaCGGAGTGCGAAGCAGAAGTGTCCGAGGATCCGGGAAGGCAGCAGCATTCAATCACACCTGGCATTAATTAGCTGCTGATCGGGCTGATTAGGCGACTCTGAGGAGTGGCTGCttcagtcctctctgtcctccctcctcagTGTAGCGTGGACTTGATATCAGACATGAAGCTGTCAGGACTGCTGGCTGTGTTTTTACTCCTCTGTACTTTCAGGAGAGGTTTCGGGATATCTCATCCCAAGCCATCCTGCCGTTATCCTCCTTCTCAGTGGTGTCGATCACTGGAGATAGCGATAGAATGTAAGGTAAGTAGAATAAACACGTTGGGGTCTATTTTACATACTATTTATTCTGCTTGACCTCTTCGGTCTGAACAAGATAATGATATGGAAATAATGGAATAAAAGCAAGGGGTTTTATCTTTTACAACATTGTCCTAATGGAAGGAAAATATAGCCTAAATACAAAGCGTTTATACCgttataaaatgtgaaaattaaacCAAATACCTGAAAAAATTTTCTGATTTGTACTTGCTCCAAGTACAGACttcttgggttttatttttgtgagaaTTTACAACGGTCCTCTCATGCCCTTATCAGGATCTCGAATACcaaaaatcttttcttcttgtatatgaaaagggaaaatggaTAAAATATATTGAGGGACATAATATTAACAATATCACTgtataaaaacatggaaaattgAGTTCAATGGAGTTCAAAGTTTCCCTAGTTTGTGTCTTAATAAGAGTCATGCTTCGGGAAATTGAAGACCAAACGTTCTTCATGTGACTGATACAGCAGCTCTGGgtcaaataacacaaacagtTAATAAGGTTAAAGATGAGCAAGGGCTGGAAAACCAAATACAAGGGTGTGCAGTTGGTCATACTTTGAAAACTGTGAGCTACAAGCTTTATAATCATTCTTTGATTAGGTGTAACACTACAACTAAAGATAATTGGAATCtgatccactttttttttttttttgtcctttttttttttttttttttttaaccaatggTGAGATTTCTTATGACAAACTTGTAAAAATTACTTAATGTTAAATGGTCAAAATTCATGAAACCATGGCATCACAAATGAATTTATGGTTGaccatattttcattttctgcaaatATAAAACTTCCATAGAGAAGAGAGTGCTACCCTGGTGGATTAGTACACCCAGCTTACACAGGCTTTCTTTctggttaataaaaaaaacaaaaaaaaaaaacatcagacttGTTTTGGGAAACATAACACAtgttagtctttttttttttttttttttttcccttgtgtAGGTTCAGAAGCAGTGTATGGAGGTGAATGCTACCAGACCAAACCGGGCTGTTCCTCCAGTATCTGTCACTCTGTACTATGAGAGCTTGTGTCCAGCCTGCAGAGTCTTTATCTCCCAGCAGCTGTTCCCTACTTGGACGATGCTGCAGGACATCATGACTGTCACTCTGGTGCCTTACGGGAATGCCAAGGTAAGCTGATCCTCGTCTtctattaacacacacatagcGTCTTTAAAAGTGGGGAGAAGATTTTACGTCATCTTAAGAGGTCATACTGACAATTACGGCCAAGAAAATCTTCACTGCTGCCAAACATTAATATCACCTAAGTGAGACTTGTATTTTATCTTGTAGGAGCTTCCCTCAGCAAATTCTCCCTTCACCTGTCAGCATGGAGAGCCTGAATGCAGAGGAAACATGATTGAGGTTTGCATGTTTCATCACCTGCACCtctgtcatgttttattcatacaAAAGCATGATGACTTTAAATGAACCGCTGTGCTCCTCAGGCTTGTATCATCCAGTTAACGGGAGACTCAGCACTTCACATCATCTACTGCATGGAgtcagcagcagatgttctcgCCGCTGCACAGCCTGTGAGTTTCTACAGAAACaactgtagcttttttttttcttcatttaactCACCAGGGATCTTGCAGTATTTAACATGACT
This genomic interval carries:
- the LOC130170629 gene encoding gamma-interferon-inducible lysosomal thiol reductase-like, encoding MKLSGLLAVFLLLCTFRRGFGISHPKPSCRYPPSQWCRSLEIAIECKVQKQCMEVNATRPNRAVPPVSVTLYYESLCPACRVFISQQLFPTWTMLQDIMTVTLVPYGNAKELPSANSPFTCQHGEPECRGNMIEACIIQLTGDSALHIIYCMESAADVLAAAQPCLQLYAPSVSWSSVDSCVKGGMGYRLMHANAVMTRALNPAHTHVPWVTFNGEYTEENEDKAMSSLFHLVCQLYKGVKPPACTGAPVRLDRSFC